A region of Rhodamnia argentea isolate NSW1041297 chromosome 9, ASM2092103v1, whole genome shotgun sequence DNA encodes the following proteins:
- the LOC125316689 gene encoding (+)-neomenthol dehydrogenase-like — protein MAESTKRYAVITGANKGIGLEICRQLASNGIVVVLTSRDEKRGLEAVQKLKDSGLSDYVLFHQLDVTDPSSVVSLAKFIETRIGKLDILVNNAGVVGATVNYEAFRAAGFLEKQDADAHARVNWREAFTQSLEGAKTCIETNYHGSKRMVEAHIGLLQRSNSPRIVNVSSIVGKHQYVSDEWAKGVLSDIENLTEDKVDEVVNVYLENFKNSSSAVTPAYIISKAAINAYTRILAKKFPGFLINCVCPGAVRTDINGRRGILSMEEGAESPVKLALLPSGGPTGCFFIRKEQSEF, from the exons ATGGCAGAATCAACAAAGAG GTATGCAGTCATTACGGGTGCGAACAAGGGGATTGGGCTTGAAATATGCAGGCAGTTGGCTTCAAATGGGATTGTGGTGGTGTTAACATCTAGAGATGAGAAAAGAGGGCTCGAAGCAGTTCAAAAGCTCAAAGACTCTGGTCTGTCAGATTACGTACTTTTTCATCAGCTGGATGTCACTGATCCTTCCAGCGTTGTATCCCTTGCAAAATTCATAGAGACTCGAATTGGAAAGCTAGATATATTG GTGAACAATGCCGGGGTTGTTGGAGCCACTGTCAATTATGAAGCTTTTAGGGCTGCCGGCTTTTTAGAG AAGCAGGATGCCGACGCCCATGCTCGAGTCAACTGGCGTGAAGCTTTTACGCAGAGTCTGGAAGGAGCCAAAACATGCATCGAAACAAATTACCATGGGTCGAAAAGAATGGTAGAAGCTCATATTGGCCTCCTCCAACGGTCTAATTCACCAAGGATCGTGAACGTCTCCTCCATCGTCGGGAAGCACCAG tATGTGTCTGATGAATGGGCCAAGGGAGTTCTGAGCGACATCGAGAACCTCACAGAGGATAAAGTGGACGAGGTTGTGAACGTTTACCTTGAGAATTTCAAGAATAGTTCATCTGCAGTCACGCCCGCTTATATCATCTCAAAAGCAGCCATTAATGCCTACACTAGGATCCTCGCCAAGAAGTTTCCAGGTTTCCTCATCAACTGTGTATGCCCTGGCGCAGTGAGAACAGACATCAACGGTCGCAGAGGCATCTTGTCCATGGAAGAAGGCGCAGAGAGTCCAGTGAAGTTGGCGCTTTTGCCCAGTGGGGGTCCTACAGGTTGTTTCTTCATTAGGAAGGAACAATCAGAGTTCTGA